The DNA sequence GAGCACAGCCGCGAAACCTTCGATGCGGCGCTCACCACCGCCCGCACCATCGCCGAAAGGTTCTTCGCCCCGCACAACCGCAAAGCCGATGAAAACGAGCCGCGCTATGTGGACGGCCGCGCCGAACTGATCCCGGAAGTGAAACCCGCCATCGACGCCTTCCTCGAAGCCGGCTTTCTCAACGCCAACCGCGACTTCGAGGTCGGCGGCATGCAGTTGCCCAGCCTGGTCTCACAGGCCTGCTTCGCCCACTTCCAAGCCGCCAACGCAGGCACCACGGCCTACCCGTTCCTGACCATGGGCGCAGCCAACCTGATCGAAAGCTTCGGCAGTGAAGAACAGAAGCGCCTGTTCCTGCAGCCAATGATCGAGGGCCGTTACTTCGGCACCATGGCCCTGACCGAACCTCATGCCGGCTCTTCGCTTGCCGATATCCGCACCCGTGCCGAGCCTGCCGGTGACGGCAGCTACCGGCTCAAGGGCAACAAGATCTTCATTTCCGGCGGCGACCACGAACTGTCGGAAAACATCGTGCACATGGTGCTGGCCAAGTTGCCGGACGCCCCGCCCGGGGTGAAAGGCATCTCGCTGTTCATCGTGCCGAAGTACCTGGTCAACCCGGACGGCAGGCGCGGCCCACGCAACGACGTGCTGCTGGCCGGGCTGTTCCACAAGATGGGCTGGCGTGGCACCACCTCCACCGCGCTGAACTTCGGCGACAACGGCCAGTGCGTCGGCTACCTGGTCGGCCAGCCGCACCAGGGCCTGGCCTGCATGTTCCAGATGATGAACGAAGCACGCATCGGCGTTGGCATGGGCGCAGTGATGCTCGGCTACGCAGGTTACCTGTACTCGCTGGAATATGCCCGCCAGCGGCCGCAGGGCCGGCTACCGGACAACAAGGACCCGCACAGCCCGGCGGTGCCGATTGTCGAGCACACGGATGTGAAACGCATGCTGCTGGCACAAAAGACCTATGTAGAGGGCTCCTTCGACCTGGGCCTGTACGCCGCACGCCTGTTCGACGACAGCCATACCGCCGCCGATGAAAGCGCCCGTAGACAAGCGCAAGAGCTGCTCGACCTGCTGACCCCGATCGTCAAGTCCTGGCCTTCGACGTTTTGCCTCAAGGCCAACGAACTGGCGATCCAGATTCTTGGCGGCCACGGCTACACCCGGGAATACCCGGTGGAGCAGTACTATCGCGACAACCGCCTGAACCCCATCCACGAAGGCACCGAGGGCATCCAGTCGCTTGACCTGCTGGGCCGCAAGCTGGCACAGCACAACGGTGCTGGGCTCAAGCAACTGATCCGCCTGATCGCCGCCACCGGCGAGCGCGCCAGCCATCACCCCAACCTCGACCCACTGCGCCAGCCACTTGAGCAACTGGTCAACCGCCTGCAAGCGGTAACCCTGACCCTGCTCGGCGACCTGGCCCAGGGCAAGGTCACCAATGCGTTGGCCAACTCGGCGCTATACCTCAAGGCCTTCGGCCATTGCGTGATCGGTTGGCGCTGGCTGGAGCAGGCGATCCACGCCGAACTCGGGTTGATGAAAGACAACCCCACCGACCGCGACTTCTACCTCGGCAAGCTACAGGCCGCGCGTTATTTCCTGACCTGGGAAGTACCAGGCTGCCATAATGAGCTGGCATTGCTCGAGGCACGCGACGATACCTGCCTCGCCATGCAAGACGGGTGGTTCTAGGGGGAGCCACCGTGTACACGGAGGCTTCCGAATGTTCGATTCCAGCGCCCTGCTGCGCCAGCGCTTTGCCGCGCTGCGCAGTACGGCCGAGTTGTTTTCCCTGCGTCATGTGAAACAGTCGCACCAGGCCCTGTCGGTACGCCGCAATGTCGCAGAGCCACCGCTGTTCAGCCAGGACGAAGGCGCCATGCTCACCGTGCGGATCAACGGCGTGGAAGCCTATGCCGCTACCGCCGACCTGTCCCAGGCCGGCCTGCAACGCGCGCTGGAGCAAGCCGAGGCACTGGCCCGGCAGATCGCCCGGCACAGCCTGCTGGACCTGCGCGGGCAGGCAGTGACCAGTGCCCATCATGACCACGTTTCGCCCAACTTCGACCAGCCTGTGCCCTCCCTTGCCGACTGCCTTGGCCTGCTCGCGGCAGAATCGGCCAGCGTGCCCAAG is a window from the Pseudomonas anuradhapurensis genome containing:
- a CDS encoding acyl-CoA dehydrogenase gives rise to the protein MPETLLSPRNLAFELYEVLDAEALTQRPRFAEHSRETFDAALTTARTIAERFFAPHNRKADENEPRYVDGRAELIPEVKPAIDAFLEAGFLNANRDFEVGGMQLPSLVSQACFAHFQAANAGTTAYPFLTMGAANLIESFGSEEQKRLFLQPMIEGRYFGTMALTEPHAGSSLADIRTRAEPAGDGSYRLKGNKIFISGGDHELSENIVHMVLAKLPDAPPGVKGISLFIVPKYLVNPDGRRGPRNDVLLAGLFHKMGWRGTTSTALNFGDNGQCVGYLVGQPHQGLACMFQMMNEARIGVGMGAVMLGYAGYLYSLEYARQRPQGRLPDNKDPHSPAVPIVEHTDVKRMLLAQKTYVEGSFDLGLYAARLFDDSHTAADESARRQAQELLDLLTPIVKSWPSTFCLKANELAIQILGGHGYTREYPVEQYYRDNRLNPIHEGTEGIQSLDLLGRKLAQHNGAGLKQLIRLIAATGERASHHPNLDPLRQPLEQLVNRLQAVTLTLLGDLAQGKVTNALANSALYLKAFGHCVIGWRWLEQAIHAELGLMKDNPTDRDFYLGKLQAARYFLTWEVPGCHNELALLEARDDTCLAMQDGWF